From a single Nicotiana tomentosiformis chromosome 2, ASM39032v3, whole genome shotgun sequence genomic region:
- the LOC138904743 gene encoding uncharacterized protein, producing MAINEEASDSPFAASMSTPTTELIDHNHPLYIHPSDTQGSVLTSIQLQGSVLTSIQLQGSENYSIWSRSMKIILHGKNKLGFVLGTCRKTRYDVSLHELWDRCNAIVLAWIMNTVSPSLISSMIYASNAHTVWEDLKERFDKDNASRACYLHKEIATLTQGISSVLVYYPKLRELWDEYETLTPPPSCGCAESRKHVEHYQIQKLY from the coding sequence ATGGCGATcaatgaagaagctagtgattcTCCATTTGCGGCTTCAATGTCTACGCCAACTACAGAGCTGATTGATCACAATCATCCTCTTTACATTCATCCTTCCGATACTCAAGGTTCTGTACTCACTTCTATTCAACTTCAAGGTTCTGTACTCACTTCTATTCAACTTCAAGGTTCAGAAAATTATTCAATTTGGAGTAGATCTATGAAAATTATTTTGCATGGCAAAAATAAATTAGGCTTTGTTCTAGGCACTTGTAGAAAGACTAGATATGATGTTAGCTTGCATGAATTGTGGGATAGATGCAATGCTATTGTACTTGCTTGGATAATGAACACAGTTTCACCTAGTTTGATCAGCTCTATGATCTATGCCTCCAATGCACACACTGTTTGGGAAGACCTCAAGGAGAGATTTGATAAGGATAATGCATCTAGGGCTTGTTATTTGCACAAAGAAATTGCCACATTGACTCAAGGCATATCCTCTGTCTTAGTATACTATCCTAAACTGAGAGAACTCTGGGATGAGTATGAAACACTAACACCACCACCCTCTTGTGGCTGTGCTGAATCAAGGAAACATGTAGAACATTACCAGATACAGAAGCTATATTAG
- the LOC108943345 gene encoding secreted RxLR effector protein 161-like — translation MTRPDIAFVVQVLSQYMDAPKLSHMEAALRVVRHIKVALGLGLFMPAKECKRSVNGYAVKFGGALISWKSKKQGTVSKSSVDAEF, via the exons ATGACAAGGCCTGACATTGCCTTTGTGGTTCAAGTACTCAGCCAATACATGGATGCACCTAAGCTATCTCACATGGAAGCTGCCTTAAGAGTAGTAAGGCATATCAAGGTTGCACTTGGCCTTGGACTGTTCATGCCTGCTAAAGAATGCAA GAGGTCAGTGAATGGTTATGCAGTAAAATTTGGTGGAGCACTTATATCTTGGAAGTCCAAGAAACAAGGAACTGTATCTAAAAGCTCTGTTGATGCTGAATTTTGA